In Francisella orientalis FNO12, the sequence TCGGTAATTCTAAATTTTTTAGCAAGGGTTACGGATCTCAAACATTATCTGACTTTATCGATTTTTTCAGAGAATCTATCGATCCAAAAGCAGATACTTTTTTGATTGATCCTGATAGCGCTAATCTACGTGCAAAGCATGTTTATATGAAAGCGGGATTCAAACATGTGTGTGATTTCATGATGGAAGGTGATGTAAGTGGCGCAGGAAAACTTCATCATTTGCTCATCAAAAAATTTGAGCCAAAAAATTCGATTATTCAAGCAACTATGGGTGATTATCCGCGCATTCAAAACATGGCGCGTTTCTACGTTTATGATTTATCAAGAGACTGCGGCTCGATCTCATCTGATTGGGCTATTCCGGAAGATGGTCTTTATGAGAGCTTTGACTTTAAAAATTACTTTGAAGAACCATCCAGAAAAGCTTATTTAGTTAAAGTTTATGATGAGATAGCCGGCTTTGTTTTGCTGAATCAAGCAACTGAAAATTCTACAAGCACCTGGAACATGGGTGAGTTTTTTATTATCGCTAAATTCCAAGGTGCGGGCATTGCTACTCGTGTTGCTAAACAGGTATGGAATATGCATACCGGCAGGTGGGAAGTTTCTGTTATCCCTAATAATCAGTCAGCCTTAAAGTTTTGGGAAAAGTCTATCAGTGAATTTACCTATGGCGCTTTTAATAGGAAAATCAAAGAAGTTACATATGATGAGCATTGCCCACGAAGAATCATTTTTGAGTTTGATACGCAAAATAGCATCCATCAAAATATAATTCCCAAGTTTGTCGTACGTACATCTGAGATTACTGATATCTCTACCATTGTTGCACTCTCAAAAGCCAAGAGGTTAGCGTATGAAAAGGCCCAACCACAATTTTGGCGTTATGCTGGAGAGGAAGGAGATAATACGCAAAAACATTGGTTTACAGAACTGCTGGAGGACGAAAATCATGTGATGTTCACTGCAGAAAGCGATGCCAAAGAAATCCTTCGATTTGTGATTGGCAAGCTAATAAGTGCTCCAGAAGTTTATAATCCAGGTGGGCTGACTTTGATGATAGATGATTTCTGTGTGCAATCCGAGAACCTTTGGCAATCTGTTGGGCATAAGTTAATTGAAGGGCTCAAAGCTGCAGCTAAAACTAAAGGCACCACACAAACCCTTGTTGTATGCTGTGCTCATGACCCGCCAAAACGCAAGTTTTTGAGCGAACAAAGTCTATCTATTGCATCTGAGTGGTTTGTAGGAGGTATTGTATGATCAAAATCAAACTTCTTACAAACCATCCCAACACTATACCAGCCCTCGCTCACATTTGGCATGAAGTCTTGGGTAAAATCTGGGTGCCTGATATTCCTATCAAACGTGTTATCACAAGATTTGCAGATCATTTGAAGACCCAAGCTTTGTCAATCACTTTTATTGCATTAGATGGCGATTTACCGGTTGGCATGTGCTCTTTGCGTGAAAATGATGACATTCGTCCAGATCTTAATCCTTGGCTCGGTTCACTTGTCGTTGATCCAAAATATCAAAAGCAAGGCATTGGCAAGATGCTGATTGATGTGACTGTACTGAAAGCAAAAGAGCTTGGTTTTGAAAAGCTGTACTTGTTTGCTTTTGATCCCACCATACCAGAATACTACGAACGTCTTGGATGGAGGAAAATCGGTATGGATGAATTTAAGTTTCACCCAGTAACCGTTATGGAGATGGAGTTATGAAAAAAGATTGCGGCTTTCAATTCGAAACAACCTATACCCAGTTGCCAAGATC encodes:
- a CDS encoding GNAT family N-acetyltransferase, with the protein product MIKIKLLTNHPNTIPALAHIWHEVLGKIWVPDIPIKRVITRFADHLKTQALSITFIALDGDLPVGMCSLRENDDIRPDLNPWLGSLVVDPKYQKQGIGKMLIDVTVLKAKELGFEKLYLFAFDPTIPEYYERLGWRKIGMDEFKFHPVTVMEMEL
- a CDS encoding GNAT family N-acetyltransferase, which gives rise to MKVKFEKVTGVHLDTIFNWLTEPHIIGEEKLKRLSKIGHTYGLDYMIGNSKFFSKGYGSQTLSDFIDFFRESIDPKADTFLIDPDSANLRAKHVYMKAGFKHVCDFMMEGDVSGAGKLHHLLIKKFEPKNSIIQATMGDYPRIQNMARFYVYDLSRDCGSISSDWAIPEDGLYESFDFKNYFEEPSRKAYLVKVYDEIAGFVLLNQATENSTSTWNMGEFFIIAKFQGAGIATRVAKQVWNMHTGRWEVSVIPNNQSALKFWEKSISEFTYGAFNRKIKEVTYDEHCPRRIIFEFDTQNSIHQNIIPKFVVRTSEITDISTIVALSKAKRLAYEKAQPQFWRYAGEEGDNTQKHWFTELLEDENHVMFTAESDAKEILRFVIGKLISAPEVYNPGGLTLMIDDFCVQSENLWQSVGHKLIEGLKAAAKTKGTTQTLVVCCAHDPPKRKFLSEQSLSIASEWFVGGIV